A stretch of the Alnus glutinosa chromosome 6, dhAlnGlut1.1, whole genome shotgun sequence genome encodes the following:
- the LOC133871666 gene encoding glycine-rich domain-containing protein 2-like produces the protein MEKKQALEWAEAQQIVISEDLVAAAKHQLRFLAEVDRNRHLYDSPVLDRAILRYKYCWLPLLAKHTKFHVTEGPLVVPLDCEWIWHCHRLNPVRYKNDCQELYGRVLDNWNVESSIQGTCKKQTEEIWNRIFPSEPYEPNWRSQLTENFGVTILGTSESTKYDLDSAVRRQTSFFYQVSRPNMNDYHFLEGAVARYKGFLHLIKRINYFCVPTYDIDLIWHSHQLHPASYCKDLVATMGKVLEHDDTDFDRTKGKKLDVGFSETTKQWEEAFGLRYWRAGALYRGHAPSPLTTNLHKLKTVSMKAAPSNEYQNMIRLPKKTLVEIMLEIVGVKDLPLESEGNLFISFGKKQPDIILNTRKQMSISSDSGEKQVAVFQCEPNGELVFDLMTSLSFNLPIARPVKVLGSASISLDNLLNPIHVENWFELMPTSGVVGSEPICLRIALSLTAPIPAPYVVQMVQMCPVSKGSCFIPLPGRSHHANSWTCVLDEAGNEVISFLMRESTIKDGRSNGLSKKEVIGMVKSGKNQVLAEFVGKGWSLMNSNWSLQLHKELSVDGHVFELKGIKKVIIFPGRKLEYETDCCEKPKNEQNFMTAVEFSAENPYGKAVALLNLKSGFLKIKEEWLVMPGILSAFIISDILRKEGYSGFITDNREDKQENDIDCSKECEALVEGTALGRCNGGCGHQDIVKSGGCGGGGGCGGGCGGGCGGGSCRGSCGGGCRGGGGCGSYK, from the exons GTACAAATATTGCTGGCTTCCCTTACTTGCCAAACACACCAAGTTTCATGTTACAGAAGGCCCTCTGGTTGTGCCTCTTGATTGTGAATGGATATGGCATTGTCATAGGCTTAATCCG GTGCGCTACAAGAATGACTGCCAGGAACTTTATGGGAGAGTTCTTGACAACTGGAATGTTGAATCCTCTATTCAGGGAACTTGCAAAAAGCAAACTGAAGAAATTTGGAACAGGATATTTCCAAGTGAACCATATGAACCCAATTGGAGGAGCCAGTTGACAGAGAATTTTGGTGTAACAATTTTGGGAACTTCAGAAAGCACCAAGTATGATTTAGATTCAGCTGTCAGAAGGCAAACCTCTTTCTTCTACCAG GTATCTAGGCCCAACATGAATGATTATCACTTTCTTGAAGGAGCAGTGGCCAGATATAAGGGGTTTCTACATTTGATCAAGAGAATCAATTACTTCTGTGTCCCAACTTACGACATTGATCTCATCTGGCACTCACACCAACTGCATCCTGCCTCTTACTGTAAAGATCTGGTGGCAACAATGGGGAAGGTATTAGAGCATGATGACACAGATTTTGATAGAACCAAGGGTAAAAAGCTGGATGTTGGGTTTTCTGAAACCACCAAACAGTGGGAAGAGGCATTTGGTTTGAGGTACTGGAGGGCAGGAGCATTGTATAGAGGGCATGCACCATCTCCTCTCACTACCAATCTGCACAAACTGAAAACTGTGAGCATGAAAGCTGCTCCATCCAATGAGTATCAGAATATGATTCGGCTTCCCAAGAAAACTCTAGTGGAG ATTATGCTGGAGATTGTGGGGGTCAAAGATTTACCATTAGAGAGCGAGGGCAACCTCTTCATCTCTTTTGGTAAGAAACAGCCAGATATAATCCTCAACACCAGGAAACAAATGAGCATATCCTCTGATTCAGGAGAGAAACAGGTTGCTGTCTTCCAATGTGAACCTAATGGAGAGCTTGTCTTTGACCTTATGACATCTTTATCCTTTAACCTGCCCATTGCAAGGCCAGTCAAAGTATTGGGGAGTGCTTCAATCTCTCTTGACAACCTTCTGAATCCCATCCATGTAGAGAACTGGTTTGAGCTGATGCCAACTTCTGGAGTCGTGGGTTCCGAGCCAATCTGTTTACGTATTGCTCTCTCCTTGACTGCTCCCATTCCAGCCCCCTATGTGGTGCAAATGGTTCAGATGTGTCCAGTCTCAAAAGGTTCATGTTTCATTCCACTCCCTGGAAGGTCTCACCATGCTAATAGCTGGACATGTGTTCTGGATGAGGCTGGCAATGAGGTCATCAGCTTCCTCATGAG GGAATCAACAATAAAAGATGGAAGAAGCAATGGTCTTTCCAAGAAAGAAGTGATTGGCATGGTTAAATCTGGTAAAAATCAAGTGCTTGCAGAGTTTGTTGGAAAAGGGTGGTCCTTAATGAACTCAAACTGGTCACTTCAGCTTCATAAGGAACTCAGTGTAGATGGCCATGTTTTTGAGCTCAAAGGCATCAAGAAG GTGATCATTTTTCCTGGTAGAAAACTAGAGTACGAAACCGACTGCTGTGAGAAGCCAAAAAATGAACAGAACTTCATGACTGCTGTTGAATTCTCTGCAGAAAATCCTTATGGAAAAGCCGTGGCTTTGCTCAACTTAAAATCTGGCTTCCTAAag ATCAAGGAAGAATGGCTTGTAATGCCCGGAATCCTATCAGCTTTTATTATCTCTGATATTTTGAGGAAGGAGGGCTATAGTGGTTTCATCACTGACAACAGAGAGGATAAACAGGAAAATGACATAGACTGCAGCAAAGAGTGTGAAGCTCTGGTGGAAGGCACCGCACTTGGCAGGTGTAATGGAGGTTGTGGCCATCAAGATATTGTGAAGAGTGGCGGTTGTGGTGGAGGTGGGGGCTGTGGGGGTGGTTGTGGAGGAGGCTGTGGAGGTGGGAGCTGTAGGGGCAGTTGTGGAGGAGGTTGTAGAGGTGGCGGCGGTTGTGGgagttataaataa
- the LOC133870360 gene encoding uncharacterized protein LOC133870360: protein MENYAYSSYPDSGDSSPLSREIECENSSWDEPPQQASSLNYKVKFMCSYDGKIQPKPYDNQLAYVGGETKILSVDRTIKFSAIKSKLSSLIPDVDAVCFKYQLPGEDLDALISVTNDEDLEHMMSEYDRLYRASAKPARLRLFLFPLLNPNAAPDTAPALASFGSSQRQPKSERQWFVDALNSVQIDGSSPPGNPDFLFGLDKGFPPTKLPESAPPPTVTDAATKDVSFGSDCGSEDRHLVGEPAISPTEIQRQIHELQRLHIAHNVHEQTVFHRKSDEGNPRAYAAGDFYAQKVPEKITPAPATQIPVPIPVNLTGNYFPERVMTTGGGYHPVSATGTDHHQPVYLIPTPTGVYQAVRPMTGPIGQAYYGVQRMVQEAYREQPVYNAVPQQQQPKVVGGAYSTEGNSQMVQQPTEPGYTQVYYTTQGGVMSGYQTVAVDARQGGGGLNQEGKAIAKTSAV from the coding sequence ATGGAAAACTACGCGTACTCGTCCTATCCGGATTCCGGAGACTCCTCCCCTCTCTCCCGAGAAATCGAATGCGAAAACTCGTCGTGGGACGAGCCGCCGCAACAGGCTTCTTCTTTAAACTACAAAGTGAAATTCATGTGCAGTTACGACGGGAAAATCCAGCCCAAGCCATACGACAACCAGCTCGCTTACGTTGGCGGCGAGACCAAGATCCTATCCGTCGATCGTACCATCAAATTCTCCGCCATCAAGTCAAAGCTCTCGTCTCTAATACCTGATGTTGATGCTGTTTGCTTCAAGTATCAGCTTCCAGGTGAAGATCTTGACGCTTTGATCTCCGTCACCAACGATGAGGATCTCGAGCACATGATGTCGGAGTACGACCGCTTGTACCGCGCCTCCGCTAAGCCCGCCAGGCTCAGGTTGTTTCTATTTCCTTTGTTAAACCCTAATGCTGCTCCGGATACGGCTCCGGCCCTGGCGAGCTTCGGCTCTTCGCAGCGGCAGCCGAAATCGGAGCGCCAGTGGTTCGTCGACGCTTTGAATTCAGTGCAGATCGACGGTTCCTCACCGCCGGGGAATCCGGATTTTCTCTTTGGATTGGACAAGGGGTTTCCCCCGACGAAGTTACCGGAATCGGCTCCCCCGCCAACGGTTACGGACGCGGCGACGAAGGACGTATCGTTCGGCTCCGATTGCGGATCGGAGGATCGGCACCTGGTTGGCGAACCGGCGATCTCTCCGACGGAGATCCAGAGGCAAATCCATGAACTGCAAAGATTGCACATTGCTCATAACGTCCACGAGCAGACCGTATTCCATAGAAAAAGCGACGAGGGAAACCCTAGGGCATACGCTGCCGGAGACTTCTACGCACAGAAAGTTCCAGAGAAAATCACACCGGCGCCCGCGACACAGATCCCGGTGCCGATACCAGTGAATCTTACGGGGAATTACTTTCCGGAGAGGGTCATGACCACCGGAGGGGGCTATCATCCCGTCTCGGCTACTGGAACGGACCATCACCAGCCGGTGTATCTGATTCCCACACCAACTGGAGTCTATCAAGCCGTACGACCGATGACCGGCCCAATCGGTCAGGCATACTACGGGGTTCAGAGGATGGTTCAAGAGGCGTACCGGGAACAGCCGGTATACAATGCAGTGCCTCAGCAGCAGCAGCCAAAGGTTGTCGGGGGAGCTTATAGTACCGAGGGGAATAGTCAGATGGTGCAGCAGCCAACCGAGCCCGGGTACACGCAGGTCTATTACACGACGCAGGGAGGGGTTATGTCCGGCTATCAGACGGTCGCGGTTGATGCTAGACAAGGTGGCGGCGGTTTGAATCAGGAGGGTAAGGCTATTGCCAAGACCTCTGCTGTGTGA
- the LOC133870359 gene encoding probable beta-D-xylosidase 6, which produces MYRRWQWKWNAIVVILVLLTLLTIFYPISLFPITFTTSPPRPSKQKFSCASPHHSYPFCNKSLPVKNRAQSLISLLTIQEKVLLLSNNASAIPRLGLAAYEWWSESLHGIASNGPGVSFSDPVRAATAFPQVLLTAASFNRSLWFLVGRAIGVEGRAMYNEGQAGLTFWGPNINIFRDPRWGRGQETPGEDPMVASAYAVEYVKGLQGEELGDGDGGFMVSACCKHYTAYDLENWGDFKSFSFNAMVSKQDMEDTYQPPFQSCVEEGRATCLMCSYSRVNGVPSCAHHDLLQKVRREWGFKGYITSDCDAVAVMFEDHKYAKAPEDAVADVIKAGMDINCGTYLLRYTQLALAQGKIQEEDINRALSNLFSVQLLLGLFNGDPVEGHFGSLGREDVCTLGHRELALDAARQGMVLLKNKNNLLPLNRMDITSLAIIGPSANDSSRLGGDYTGVPCNPRSLFEGLQPYIKTIYASGCGDTQCNSSDGFVEAVRISREADAVVVVAGLDLSQEDEGLDRVSLLLPGRQMDLISAVSSASEKPIVLILLGGGPIDVSFAKVNPQIGSILWIGYPGEAGGQAVAEIIFGEFNPGGCLPITWYPESFTSVPMNDMSLRPDPSQGYPGRTYRFYTGEVVYEFGYGLSYSNYSYKYTLVLDKIIVSSAPSKDGPSKMMTHQTSDGFDYIHVDDITSCNRLKFEAQISVLNLGAMDGSHVIMLFGRASNSIRGAPRKTLIEFARVHTKALSDLQVSIGVDPCKHFSIVNDDGVKILPLGNHLLMLEGLEHSISIEL; this is translated from the exons ATGTACCGAAGATGGCAGTGGAAATGGAACGCAATCGTTGTGATACTCGTTCTCCTCACGCTCCTCACCATCTTCTACCCAATCTCTCTCTTCCCAATCACCTTCACAACAAGCCCACCACGCCCCTCAAAACAGAAGTTCTCTTGTGCTTCACCACATCACTCTTACCCCTTCTGCAACAAATCCCTCCCCGTCAAAAACAGAGCCCAGTCCCTCATCTCCCTATTGACCATCCAGGAAAAGGTCCTCCTCCTATCCAATAACGCCTCTGCCATACCCAGGCTCGGCCTGGCTGCTTATGAGTGGTGGTCCGAGTCCCTCCACGGCATAGCTTCAAACGGCCCCGGTGTCTCTTTCAGTGACCCGGTTAGAGCTGCGACTGCATTCCCTCAGGTTTTGCTTACCGCGGCTTCTTTTAATAGAAGTTTGTGGTTTTTGGTTGGGCGGGCTATTGGGGTTGAAGGGAGGGCCATGTACAATGAGGGTCAGGCTGGGTTGACTTTTTGGGGACCGAACATTAATATATTCAGGGACCCCAGATGGGGGAGAGGGCAAGAGACGCCGGGCGAGGATCCAATGGTAGCGAGTGCTTATGCTGTTGAATATGTAAAGGGGTTGCAGGGGGAGGAGCTGGGTGATGGGGATGGTGGGTTCATGGTATCTGCTTGTTGCAAGCATTACACTGCTTATGATTTGGAGAATTGGGGGGATTTTAAGAGCTTTAGCTTCAATGCAATG GTCTCTAAGCAAGATATGGAGGATACATACCAGCCTCCATTTCAGAGCTGCGTTGAAGAAGGCAGAGCTACCTGTTTGATGTGTTCATATAGCCGGGTCAATGGAGTGCCTTCATGTGCACATCATGATCTCCTACAGAAAGTTCGGAGGGAATGGGGCTTTAAAGG ATACATCACATCTGACTGTGATGCTGTTGCTGTAATGTTTGAAGATCATAAATATGCAAAGGCTCCTGAAGATGCGGTTGCTGATGTTATTAAAGCAG GAATGGATATAAATTGTGGCACGTATTTGTTGCGGTATACCCAGTTGGCGCTTGCACAAGGGAAAATTCAGGAGGAGGACATAAACCGAGCTCTATCAAATTTGTTTTCTGTTCAACTTCTTCTTGGCCTTTTCAATGGAGACCCTGTTGAGGGACACTTTGGAAGTTTGGGAAGGGAAGATGTATGCACTCTGGGGCACAGGGAATTGGCCCTAGATGCTGCGAGGCAGGGAATGGTGCTTTTAAAGAACAAGAATAATTTATTGCCATTAAATCGAATGGATATCACCTCCTTGGCCATTATTGGCCCTTCAGCAAATGATTCCAGCCGACTGGGTGGTGACTATACAG GTGTACCATGCAATCCGAGAAGCCTTTTTGAGGGACTGCAACCTTACATCAAAACTATCTATGCTAGTGGTTGTGGTGACACTCAATGCAATTCCAGTGATGGGTTTGTAGAAGCTGTTCGAATTTCCAGAGAAGCTGATGCAGTAGTTGTAGTTGCTGGGCTTGATCTGTCCCAAGAAGATGAAGGACTTGACAGGGTGAGCCTTCTCTTGCCTGGTAGACAGATGGATCTCATCTCTGCAGTTTCTTCTGCAAGTGAAAAGCCTATTGTCTTGATCCTACTTGGCGGTGGACCAATTGATGTATCCTTTGCTAAAGTAAACCCACAAATCGGAAGCATTCTCTGGATTGGATACCCAGGTGAGGCTGGTGGGCAAGCGGTTGCAGAAATTATCTTTGGAGAGTTTAATCCAG GTGGATGCCTGCCAATCACTTGGTATCCTGAATCATTTACCAGTGTGCCGATGAACGACATGAGCTTGCGGCCGGACCCTTCACAAGGCTATCCGGGACGAACATATCGGTTCTATACTGGAGAGGTGGTATATGAATTTGGATATGGGTTGAGTTATTCCAATTACAGTTATAAATATACGTTGGTGCTGGACAAAATAATTGTATCAAGTGCTCCTAGCAAGGATGGTCCAAGTAAAATGATGACTCACCAGACTTCAGATGGGTTTGATTATATCCATGTTGATGACATAACATCCTGCAATCGCTTGAAATTTGAAGCGCAGATCTCAGTGTTAAACCTTGGGGCTATGGATGGGAGCCATGTGATAATGTTATTTGGTCGAGCATCCAATTCGATCAGAGGAGCCCCGCGGAAAACTTTGATTGAATTTGCCCGTGTACATACAAAAGCTTTGAGTGATCTTCAAGTAAGCATTGGGGTTGACCCATGCAAGCATTTTAGCATTGTGAATGATGATGGCGTGAAGATATTACCCTTGGGAAATCATCTTCTTATGTTGGAAGGTTTGGAGCATTCTATATCCATTGAATTGTAA
- the LOC133871913 gene encoding uncharacterized protein LOC133871913 isoform X1, giving the protein MVKAVVGEETRLKSIEDRLSQSGLPVQVGLVIGKLSSPLDRGFIYDLVPTPANDAGEPACSLVETVKDDKKKGPKSKSQAADSSSLLIDHDWIAEHARQVARMLVGGIKVVGIYIWVSDSAFKNSTITLCQLLQTVKAVAEATPVSEIDREERLLIHICYSPMRWTCRNCTWTSNITSSCLRPCDFKMGRVLASLQTFKCTYNFNLRWPIFHESASKVRTLSDVLRQGISHHAKELKDAKAVIDGNLVLNDEPCTLDRVHEVELLLPFMKDTYAEACSQKDVLGVLAFNGSVCSFAYLNPKEPISQAVSDIKGDIIMSLRSRLDIICDEAYEDVGPRDDVRQEANDLILTEKPLSQLVLHLLRKECSLSFPRRVFLPWLAGTYICDYLQSSETLEVLKDHCVELMSMEAPSDTSTILEPENEAPSMVTKSFWDVAIPFYSASISPVEKGGSDRREEIRKKSTKSDSVNGMGAVLFLLLSILVGFVLYVFRGSRS; this is encoded by the exons ATGGTGAAAGCGGTGGTTGGAGAAGAAACCCGACTCAAATCGATCGAGGATCGCCTCAGCCAATCCGGACTCCCCGTCcag GTGGGTCTCGTAATAGGCAAGCTGAGCTCGCCTTTAGACCGGGGTTTCATCTACGATTTGGTCCCAACCCCAGCAAACGACGCCGGAGAGCCCGCGTGTTCCCTCGTCGAGACCGTCAAGGATGACAAGAAAAAGGGGCCCAAATCCAAATCCCAGGCCGCCGATTCCTCCTCCTTGCTCATCGATCACGACTGGATCGCCGAACACGCTCGTCAG GTGGCTAGAATGCTAGTGGGCGGCATAAAAGTGGTTGGCATCTATATATGGGTTAGCGATAGTGCTTTCAAAAATTCAACCATAACACTTTGTCAG CTCTTGCAGACTGTAAAGGCAGTTGCAGAAGCAACACCTGTATCAGAGATTGATCGGGAGGAAAGACTACTCATTCACATTTGTTACAGTCCAATGAG GTGGACATGTCGAAACTGCACATGGACATCAAATATTACATCAAGCTGCCTACGACCCTGTGATTTCAAAATGGGAAGGGTTTTAGCTTCCCTTCAGACCTTCAAGTGCACCTACAATTTTAACCTTAG ATGGCCCATATTTCATGAAAGTGCATCAAAAGTGAGAACATTAAGTGATGTTCTTCGTCAAGGAATTTCTCATCATGCTAAAGAGCTAAAAGATGCAAAGGCAGTGATTGATGGTAATTTG GTTCTTAATGATGAACCGTGCACATTGGACAGGGTGCATGAAGTTGAACTGCTTCTACCATTCATGAAAGATACATATGCAGAAG CATGCAGCCAAAAAGATGTTCTTGGTGTTCTTGCCTTCAATGGATCCGTGTGTTCTTTTGCATACTTGAATCCGAAAGAACCAATTTCACAAGCTGTCTCTGATATAAAG GGGGATATCATCATGAGTTTGCGAAGTAGATTAGATATCATCTGTGATGAGGCATATGAAGATGTGGGGCCAAGAGATGATGTTAGGCAGGAAGCAAATGATCTGATATTGACTGAGAAACCTCTTTCGCAACTCGTCCTGCACCTATTAAG AAAAGAATGCAGTCTTTCATTTCCTCGAAGAGTATTTCTTCCTTGGTTGGCAGGCACATACATATGCGACTACTTACAGTCATCCGAGACTCTTGAG GTTCTAAAAGATCATTGTGTTGAGCTAATGTCCATGGAAGCTCCAAGTGATACCTCAACAATCTTGGAACCAGAAAATGAAGCTCCATCTATGGTCACCAAGTCCTTCTGGGATGTGGCAATTCCCTTCTATTCAGCATCTATCTCACCCGTAGAGAAAGGTGGAAGTGACAGGAGAGaggaaattagaaaaaaatctACTAAGTCAGATAGTGTCAACGGCATGGGTGCTGTTCTCTTCCTTCTCCTATCTATCTTAGTGGGGTTTGTTCTCTATGTTTTTAGGGGATCAAGGTCGTAG
- the LOC133871913 gene encoding uncharacterized protein LOC133871913 isoform X2 translates to MVKAVVGEETRLKSIEDRLSQSGLPVQVGLVIGKLSSPLDRGFIYDLVPTPANDAGEPACSLVETVKDDKKKGPKSKSQAADSSSLLIDHDWIAEHARQVARMLVGGIKVVGIYIWVSDSAFKNSTITLCQTVKAVAEATPVSEIDREERLLIHICYSPMRWTCRNCTWTSNITSSCLRPCDFKMGRVLASLQTFKCTYNFNLRWPIFHESASKVRTLSDVLRQGISHHAKELKDAKAVIDGNLVLNDEPCTLDRVHEVELLLPFMKDTYAEACSQKDVLGVLAFNGSVCSFAYLNPKEPISQAVSDIKGDIIMSLRSRLDIICDEAYEDVGPRDDVRQEANDLILTEKPLSQLVLHLLRKECSLSFPRRVFLPWLAGTYICDYLQSSETLEVLKDHCVELMSMEAPSDTSTILEPENEAPSMVTKSFWDVAIPFYSASISPVEKGGSDRREEIRKKSTKSDSVNGMGAVLFLLLSILVGFVLYVFRGSRS, encoded by the exons ATGGTGAAAGCGGTGGTTGGAGAAGAAACCCGACTCAAATCGATCGAGGATCGCCTCAGCCAATCCGGACTCCCCGTCcag GTGGGTCTCGTAATAGGCAAGCTGAGCTCGCCTTTAGACCGGGGTTTCATCTACGATTTGGTCCCAACCCCAGCAAACGACGCCGGAGAGCCCGCGTGTTCCCTCGTCGAGACCGTCAAGGATGACAAGAAAAAGGGGCCCAAATCCAAATCCCAGGCCGCCGATTCCTCCTCCTTGCTCATCGATCACGACTGGATCGCCGAACACGCTCGTCAG GTGGCTAGAATGCTAGTGGGCGGCATAAAAGTGGTTGGCATCTATATATGGGTTAGCGATAGTGCTTTCAAAAATTCAACCATAACACTTTGTCAG ACTGTAAAGGCAGTTGCAGAAGCAACACCTGTATCAGAGATTGATCGGGAGGAAAGACTACTCATTCACATTTGTTACAGTCCAATGAG GTGGACATGTCGAAACTGCACATGGACATCAAATATTACATCAAGCTGCCTACGACCCTGTGATTTCAAAATGGGAAGGGTTTTAGCTTCCCTTCAGACCTTCAAGTGCACCTACAATTTTAACCTTAG ATGGCCCATATTTCATGAAAGTGCATCAAAAGTGAGAACATTAAGTGATGTTCTTCGTCAAGGAATTTCTCATCATGCTAAAGAGCTAAAAGATGCAAAGGCAGTGATTGATGGTAATTTG GTTCTTAATGATGAACCGTGCACATTGGACAGGGTGCATGAAGTTGAACTGCTTCTACCATTCATGAAAGATACATATGCAGAAG CATGCAGCCAAAAAGATGTTCTTGGTGTTCTTGCCTTCAATGGATCCGTGTGTTCTTTTGCATACTTGAATCCGAAAGAACCAATTTCACAAGCTGTCTCTGATATAAAG GGGGATATCATCATGAGTTTGCGAAGTAGATTAGATATCATCTGTGATGAGGCATATGAAGATGTGGGGCCAAGAGATGATGTTAGGCAGGAAGCAAATGATCTGATATTGACTGAGAAACCTCTTTCGCAACTCGTCCTGCACCTATTAAG AAAAGAATGCAGTCTTTCATTTCCTCGAAGAGTATTTCTTCCTTGGTTGGCAGGCACATACATATGCGACTACTTACAGTCATCCGAGACTCTTGAG GTTCTAAAAGATCATTGTGTTGAGCTAATGTCCATGGAAGCTCCAAGTGATACCTCAACAATCTTGGAACCAGAAAATGAAGCTCCATCTATGGTCACCAAGTCCTTCTGGGATGTGGCAATTCCCTTCTATTCAGCATCTATCTCACCCGTAGAGAAAGGTGGAAGTGACAGGAGAGaggaaattagaaaaaaatctACTAAGTCAGATAGTGTCAACGGCATGGGTGCTGTTCTCTTCCTTCTCCTATCTATCTTAGTGGGGTTTGTTCTCTATGTTTTTAGGGGATCAAGGTCGTAG
- the LOC133871240 gene encoding phosphoglycerate mutase-like protein 1 — translation MGSSMSFMVKGWLSSFMTKEVDATGGQSLYPLHRCKTLHLVRHAQGIHNVEGEKDHDAYLSSDFFDAHLSPLGWKQVDNLRTHVQASGLSKRIDLVIVSPLLRTMQTAAGVFGGEAYTGGVNVPPLMVANTGNSDHPAISSLNCPPFLAVEHCRERLGVNPCDNRRSIREYLPLFPAIDFSLIESDDDILWKTDIREKNEEIAARGMKFLKWLWTREEKEIAIVTHSAFLLHALSAFGDDCHPSVKTEICAPFANCELRSVVIIDWSLKASAFSTTN, via the exons ATGGGTTCGAGTATGAGTTTCATGGTAAAAG GTTGGTTGTCTTCTTTTATGACCAAAGAAGTGGATGCCACTGGAGGTCAAAGTCTCTACCCGTTGCACCGTTGTAAAACTCTTCACCTG GTAAGGCATGCCCAAGGGATTCACAACGTGGAAGGGGAAAAGGACCACGATGCATACTTATCTTCTGATTTTTTTGATGCACACCTTTCCCCTCTTGGCTGGAAGCAG GTTGATAATCTGCGTACGCACGTTCAAGCAAGTGGACTTTCCAAAAGAATTGATTTAGTCATTGTTTCCCCTTTGTTAAG GACTATGCAAACAGCAGCTGGAGTCTTTGGTGGTGAAGCATATACAGGTGGGGTAAATGTGCCTCCTCTAATGGTTGCAAATACGGGGAACAGTGACCATCCAGCAATTTCAAGCCTAAATTGCCCACCATTTTTAGCAGTAGAGCATTGCCGAGAACGTTTG GGGGTTAATCCATGTGATAACAGACGGAGCATTAGGGAATATCTCCCTCTTTTTCCTGCAATTGATTTTTCACTG ATAGAAAGTGATGATGACATTTTATGGAAGACTGACATTAGAGAGAAGAATGAAGAAATTGCTGCCAGGGGAATGAAGTTTTTGAAATG GTTGTGGACACGTGAAGAGAAGGAGATTGCAATCGTCACCCACAGCGCATTCTTGCTTCATGCCCTAAGTGCTTTTGGAGATGATTGTCATCCGTCTGTGAAGACTGAAATATGCGCACC TTTTGCGAATTGTGAGCTTCGGTCAGTGGTCATCATTGATTGGAG CCTGAAGGCATCAGCTTTCTCAACGACTAACTAA